In Salvia miltiorrhiza cultivar Shanhuang (shh) chromosome 4, IMPLAD_Smil_shh, whole genome shotgun sequence, the DNA window CGCGACAGAAGCTTCGCTTTGGAGGGAAGATTGTCTTTTGTCACCAGCTATAAAAAAGATTTCACTTTCGGGGAAACGTCAAGCTTCCAAATATGAGACCAAGGTCCCTCCTCACCAacctgagtagaaaacgagctgacatgtctcagttactacagcaagtgaagtaccttaaccctttgccttgagtatttaaataaaaaatctccaatactcaatcttatcacaccgcTACTCCCATTAttttccttgtctttcttgccctttggacccttcttcttcccgtcttccgacgaagaagatggctctcctttggcaataacaagtgcttgcacatctctttcccacaactttcttagccgtaactagagcattcaacaactcgaAAAAAGTATTATccttcttgctcataacagcgttgaggcgaaAGTTCGTAATTAAAAGACTCGGGAAAATGGTTCAGGAAAATATCGACTTTTGcatcaccgtcgatactcccactaaGCAAGTCAAGTCCATCAAACAAGTTTGCCAAGCGCATGACATGCTCATGCACTGAGCTATGCtcgctcataaaaataacaagattactcacATCAAATTTAAACGAGCAGCTCGGTTCGACTCTCCGAAcgctttcttgagattcagcatgatgctaagagcatcgtccatgccctgatgatGTTAGAGTTGCAAGATTTGTGACATTattatcataatatagcatataactacattattcgtcttatgtcACCTTTTATGCAATTCATTTTTCCATCAATTAACTCATCGTTCGGATAAATAGGATGTGGAGTAGtaggaaacacaaaaaaaattgtgctAGTTCGTGATGAAGATAAACTCCAAAATTGCGCTTCCATGTATATATGGACCGGttaaagactttgtgcaagaataataAACAATAGGAGatatagacatatctgaaaaaatgaatataaaagctcataattcgtaacaatattGAAacattttgataaaacaatattgatgaaatctccaactgcccaaggaatctcTTGTGTAAGCCACGCAGTGTGGTCGTTTAGACATGAACCCCTCAatcagactattcacctagtcgtttaatttcaatcCCTATCAatttaaccttttgacaaatgAAATTAATGGTTGGAcctttaactagaccatatcatacttaagaagggactccgcggggagttgtacttaatatgatatctaagcaataaccacaatctaacctTGAAcgttaaattctcgaaattgacatactcactaggaccatgccgctttcaattcaatttctcggttatcttatttaatctcatcctctaaagtacttgtgaaaaattacacgagtaagccacgcAGTGTGGatgtttactgcataactcccactacttaaatggattaaatattttatttagaagtcTCAGTCTGACAAACTGGTGAAAAACAtatgtgaagtaagccacgctgtgtggacgtttactcacattgtcgATCACTTTGTCTAAAAACTGtttgtggaggtctacataattttaagaataaaaattattaagtaataaccacaatctaactttgaaattaaattcgcGAATTTGACATattcactaggaccatgccgcattcaatttaatttcttagttattttatttaattcaatccTCTAAAgaactcgtgaaaaattatacgagtaagccatgCAGTGTGGatgtttaccgcataactcccactacttaaatggattaaATATTTGTTTAGAAGTCTCAACTTGACAAACTCGTGAAAAACAAATGTGAAGTAAGCCATGCAGTGTgaacgtttactcacattgtaaaacactttgtcttgagaccgtttgtggaaaactaaataatttttaatcatctataaactTATTAATAcaacttagtctttttctttcaaaaggttttgatcatgcaaaaaacacataatcctaaacatgatTTTCTAGAActcaacatgtaaaacatgctcgcagaaattctaaaacatgcttaataAATGCGATAAAACttagcatgctcgtctaagcgctgttaataaacaaatattaacaaactGGATATGCTATAAAAGCGATACCCGAAGCACTTAAAAATACACTACATGCTCTTGCataatacttataaaacatCCACGACAtacgaagaaaaaaaaataataaataattcttCGTGGctcattcgtggaaacccattctaatctattaaaaaaaatagaaaagaaattaaaaaaaaaacttgggcTGAGGATTACCCAATAAGAACGAATTGGGCTAAAAAAACGCCCCAAAACAAAGCAAAGACAGCCCCCTTGGGCCTAAGGCCGAGCCCAGACCGCCCAGGCCCAAAAACAAAAACCGCAGCCCATAGCTGTCAGACCCGGTCAACTGCTGAAAAAATCGGTCCGCGCCCAGACCCGATCCAAAAAAGACTCGCTGACCCGTCAGCCTCTTTACAGCCAGGGTTTGcgaaaccctagccgccgccgTGCTTCACCTGTTCCGCCGCCACAGGTTTTCCCAGCTGCCGGTAGCTTCGCCGCCTGGACTACCCCTGCCTCCGACGCCTTACGAACCGAAGCCGGTCGCGGAAACACACTGTCCCACCGCCTACCTTCTTATCCGACGACTCTCTGCAAACAAAGACACGGCTTTGCCTGGCCTGCTGTGAAAACACAGCCGCCATCCCTGAGCTCCGATCGCAAACGCCACCGTGCTAAGACTCGGCTGCAGACTCGATTTCACGCCGTCGACCTCTCGCTGCCTTCCGTCAACAGCTTAACACGTAGCGCTGTGAGCTTCAGCCTCTGTCAGCACAACACCAGCTGCTCTACTGTGCACCTGCTCCGGTAAGCTTTGCTGCTGTCCCTACATGGCAGTTAAGCAAGCAGGAGTCGTCGGAGCGACTCCAACCCTTAGCGCCAAAAGGGCAGTTCAGCCTCCATGCAGTAAGTGCGTACGGAATCCCGTGCCGGGCGACCAGCGGGAGCCCGGAAGGTGTCGAACACAGCAATTCATCCTCGTTCTTCGTTTGATGCGTCCGTTTCACTTCTCGTTTTCCagattacagattacaacaaaAAAACGAATACAATCCGAAAATTTAATCTAACCACAAATTTTCTCGTGCTAGAAAAATGATTGCAACGTCAAAACGAcatatcccacgaatcaacaagccacgaagaacgaacatagataaataaattaaaatacacacATATTAATCGAACGCGAATTATCAGACAGAGCCAAGAAAACTAATCCAGGCTCTACCAattgtaggaatattaaacttaattaatactcgatttgcccgatgatcgtctggattatcttaattcaagatacatcgattaaacctaacATGCtacaattaatttaaatattgcgccaaggagttcagaaatacctgaataATTCCTAAGAATTTATCAATTCGTCACTGAACATGTCAGTCAACTTCAacccttcgtttgaagcctcaaacgtcctccaatagtatttttcccagaaatacgacttcttcgtctccgagagagctttccgtggacgcctgtttcacctcaatcggagttctgtagaAAAAGTTATGTCCATTCTTCAGAGATTgtcagaacttgatttcctgcgaaaatctgactccagctttgatcttctggactgtatcccgctcaatcccCTACGTCGCCATCCGACGATCTTCGAGGATTCGTCGGAGAAAATATCCACTCAACAGGTGCCGCTCAACTCTCACAGTAAACCTAATTTTGTAATCTGAAATTACATATTACGTCTGGTCTGGTCTGTTCAGAGAGCTGaactgtatttataattataaatacaggaTATGGGCCAAACTTATGAGTTAGGTTATTTTCTCCTACTGGGTCAGGAGTCTTTGGGACAGCCCAggatcaaatacaaggaataaagatgggcctcaaatgaattaattcttatgatcagcccagatcacaattaaatcataaatattaattcattccactagagaatcaatattgacttacccctttattgttgATGATGAGTCGAgacttgtatttagacttatcgaacccccgtatttaagatatccaacatccattaattaattaaagcttcttgcaacttatattaattaatttcttattaatccttaagtagtaccactcaactttattattgcacctgaacttaatcaacctgcagggtttagtgcaataaaccttttgtgctccttaaggggatgttatCATTCTATACCGGGATACGGTCACCTAATACAGATTACCAAATGTTATATATAAATTGTTATCACcaaagatacagagtactcaagttaatatgtaactctcacccatagtaagtcaaagtgatacacaaattcatatatacacctgaaatcttattaggatttaggtatcattaagtcaccgagatcttgattcttcacttaggcCAGACAGAaaaatacatctcactgtgatcccatcaatacgtttacacgcaccagtatagacaagtagtcaagacaaactacttccatctatactgcagcctaaaacaACAGCTCGTCCTAGAGTcgtctcggctgtgatcaattttatatctcataaggttattgatgtgtgtattttagctacttagtttagtgtgtgtttcgccatggttttatatgattttacatggtttgtgatattttggcgcaggaattagatgAATTGGAGATGGATGCTCGTGGATGGAAGAAGTTGGTGAAAGTCGAGAATTATGGAAGAAGTTGATTGATTTTGGAAGATgcttagagattgggcttggaatTAATTGTCTAGATTTAATTTAGCCCAAaactcttatttttaattatatcttGGGCTTTATTTTGTGAGGGCCGAAAAACCCTTATTTGGAGTGTTAGAAGCCACTTTCGAATATAATTAGGGGCCGCATAGTTTAGTAGATTAAGGAGggatttatttagtttattttgactacaagttttttttttttgatgaaattacaatataaataatacaaaccacacacacaccccacttagtggttattgtggccgagagtattcgaacctgtgacctcttggacaacaggcaacaaccccaaccactaggccatcccaagggacGTTTGACTACAAATTTTGTTTCTAGGAGCCGCAATTTTTTGGAGATTAGCTATAACTAGTTGACTTTGATTAGGTGAACAATTATTATTGCTTTACTTTTTGCTCAGTACGTTTATTTTCTTGCATGCAATTTTAACTTAGTTTTAAGTTGTGTTTTGAAGAATTGCGGCTGGAACCTCGAAGTGGCAGAAGACTTGTGGTTAtactatttcaattttttaattcaatcGCCTAGTTTATTTCGTTAGTTTTTAatttgcaatttatttatttattatatttgattattatcatgcttgcttttatttctttgattgttgttaatttaattatgagtagctaattctttaattcggcgagaataatgaaacactaatttattgatctgtgagacctaattgagcataaaattgattcatattgatttcgatttattcctagggtttaaagataattctgattttatttaagcttgatcaacttagattaaattggattacagtcaattagcacctctaatccgtaattgttggaatagggctgattagtgataaaactaccatgttcgtagtaggaattaattggtatattaattattactagcgtctctaggataattgatataaattggattccttcattttaatgctattagaatattaaatttaggtctggcgtctccagctaggttatattttaataagggaaataagcaggtctggcgtctccagctgtttatcgacacagtaagtaggaattggggtacgtccgttgcgtttcacggtatcctataactggttggttgatagggattaattaatctttgcgtcgatgatcagagctttgaattagtgtgaatttattcgagccgagttacctttttattgatttatttcaagagtagtcttttatttgattaattttgctttcttagttaattaatattttctcaaaattaaggcgtggtggctacaccaaaattatagattttagggaattgaatgattttacctgctctttgtgggatcgaccctgcttgtcattatactaatttattttgataattctgcaggaattatttggtggaatacgacgtccaccagttattccaattatatggtcttttgtgatctacaacacaccatataatctacttatatagagataatggGACATTCATATGCAATTATGGACAATTCAGATCGGAGATAAGATAGTGAACTTAgaaatcattgtatacaagtataaaagttcttgctttcagtatataaATCCAACAATATGAACACGACCTGTTAAGAAATTGCTCGACACTAATACTAACACGACACGATCCAAACAAACACGGTACAGATACGACACGAAAAGGATAACGATACGATTTGAATCATGTTAACACGACATGATTTAGTACAAACCCTGATTAAACACGACTCGATAGCAATacaaaaagtaaaaaattatagtaatgAATAAGGAAgagcatgaattttatgttgctTGGCGGCAGAACAAATGATGTAATTAGAGAAAAAAAGTCACCAAAATGTAAAATACCTTAactctaaaataataattaaaataaaaatttaataaaaataataatattaattctaACAAGTTACTCGAACCCGACACGAAATTATCGTATCCTTATCAAATCGGCACCATAAGGATACGAACCCGATAAGACTTGacattaattcattaattttgtgCAATTTCATAGGGTATCTAAAATTACCAGCCCCACCTCTCATTAATTTACTAGCCCCACACTATAAACACCTCCTTGAACAATTTCAAAAAGAGCAGTTGGATCATTTAAGAACCTTAGCCTCTATTGTCCTTCCTCAACACACCatctatcttcttctttttaatttgtactactattttttctttctttcatttcTCTCCAAATAAAACATTAACTGACCCTCAAAAAAGGAATAAAACATTAACTAAGAGAAGAAGGAGACTTGAAAATAAGTTCATCGAGACCACAtaattgaagatcaagatttttatttttaaatttttttctctttgatAATATTTCCTTATGACTTAAGATTTGTTTTGATTATTAATATGCTTGGTTAAAAGTTGTTATCTTAGTGATTAAATTAGATGAATATACTAAACACATTTTTTATACGATACAATTAACCACTTGTTCCACACTCTGTTTATTTTAACACAATAATTTATTTCGTTCATACATGCTTAAggtacataaaatattttaccaataaactaaaataacatTCGAtgcgaattaaaaaaaaaaaagcctaaGTCAAATGTGTAGTCGATAAGTAGGAACCGCCATGAGACGCTTAGCTCTAGCAGTAACCAAACCAAAGTGCTCAGACATATCTATGTGGTGAGGCTTCATACCATTTGGAAGCTCCCAATGAAAGCAATGCACCAATTGCGCCACCAGCAGTTTGACCAGCGCCAAGCCTAGTTGCATCCCGGGGCATCCTCGCCTGCCCGAGCTAAATGGTATAAGCTCGAAATGCCGGCCCCTCATGTCTATATCGCTACCAACGAACCTCTCCGGTGTAAAAGAGTCGGGGTTAGCCCAAACATCGGGATCCCTCCCGATAGCCCACACGTTCACCATCACTCTTGATTTTTTGGGTATGTGGAAACCTTGCAGCTCACAGTCTTCCATGGATTCGTGAGGGATTAAGAGGGGCGCCACGGGATGGAGGCGCATCACTTCCTTCACCACACACTCCAAGTATTCGAGTTTGTCCAGATGCGATTCTTCAACCATTGATTCCAATCCCACAATTGATTCCAGTTCTTCCTGGAGTTTCTTCATTACGGCGGGATGCCGCAATAGTTCTGACATTGTCCACTCCGTCGCAGTTGCAGAGGTATCCATTCCTGCTATCAGTAAATCCTACACCAATTTTTCatttccttgttattattgaccccccaaaaaattgagaaagaaaaatgaagataCGAACCAGGAGCACGGCCTTGATGTGGGTACGGTCGAATTCGAATCCAGCTTCTCCGGAGTCCATGATCGCCATCATGGTATCAACAAAGTCGTGGCTCTGCTGCTTCTTCTGAAGGTGATCTTCCATGATCTTCTCCAAGAATCCATCAAACACGTTGCTCAACCGCTTCATTCTGCGATTCAGGCCATGGAGATCAAGTCCCCCAATGTAGGGGAAATAGTCTGCGAGATTGAACTGCGCGGTGATCTCGAGCGTCTCGCTGAACAGAGCTTTGAACCCATCCTGCTCGTCGAGATCCCTGTCGGAATACTTCCTCCCGAGAATCATCAAGCAATTCATATCACCGTTGACGGCGGAGATTCTGGCTCTGAGATCCACGGTGTCCCTGCTCTGCTTGAGCGACGCAACCAGCAGCCCGAGCTCGGCCTTTCTCATGGGCTCGAATTGCTTCATCTTGGAAGCGCTGAGCAGCTGCAAGGTGCAGAGTTTACGCATGTTGCGCCAGTACGGGCCGTAGGGCGCGAAAGCCAGATTCCTCTGGTCGTAGCTCATCCGGCAGGACGCATCGCTGCGAGGCCTGCTGGCGAAGACGAGGTCGTGGGTCTTGAGAACGAGCTCGGCGGCTGCCGGAGACGACACCACCACTGCGCGCACGAAGCCCAAGCGAAGGCCCATGATGGGGCCATGTTTTCGGGCTAGACGGCACAGATCTACGTGAGGATTCTTGCCCAGCAGGTGAAAATGGCCTAGTATGGGAAGCCCTATCGGGCCGGGAGGCAGTCTGTTCGGGCCGAGTAGTTGTTGGAGGAGATAAACAAGTAGGATCGCTGATAAAACCGCCCATATCCAAGCCATCATTCTAGGCTAGAACAAAAAGTTGCTCTTGAAAGAAAATAgcataaaagaataaaaagatTTCATGCTGCAACTTGACATTGGTattataaaaatagtgaaagaCTAACTATTACAAAAGCAAGCCTCTGCAATATATATGCAGCAAACGAATATACTAGAACCTCAACTCTAGTAACCCTAATACAACTGTTCTAGTGTACTACATAAAGACAAAGAATAAAGCTGCATGAAAACATAAATATCATAACAGAAAAGCCAAACTTTATTTTGACTTTCACGTGCTGTGTTGAACTGATTCATGGCTTGAGAAAGCATCTTCATTTGAGTGTGTCTTCATCCTACATGGCACAAGATGTTGGGTATCATGCTGAGGTGGAGCAAGCTTGGTATGAACAAGACTTCTAACAGGCTCCCTCAATTCGATCGCAGTCAAAGAACAAACCCCCAacgtgtaacaccccgataacttagatttattttataagtttaattaatggtattttcttgtatagcttattattattattattattattattattattattattattattattattattattattattattattattattattattattattaatgattcctattagaattagaactccttttatcatctttattctttatcttagtaggagatatacatagaaaataatttttttatatttatcaaaagctctttagaaactagtataaatatgggatctattttcaaaccctaaaacagacggacacactaattaattagggttttagagagcagagagggccagaaacgtgtaggcagttt includes these proteins:
- the LOC131021772 gene encoding cytochrome P450 71AU50-like, with translation MMAWIWAVLSAILLVYLLQQLLGPNRLPPGPIGLPILGHFHLLGKNPHVDLCRLARKHGPIMGLRLGFVRAVVVSSPAAAELVLKTHDLVFASRPRSDASCRMSYDQRNLAFAPYGPYWRNMRKLCTLQLLSASKMKQFEPMRKAELGLLVASLKQSRDTVDLRARISAVNGDMNCLMILGRKYSDRDLDEQDGFKALFSETLEITAQFNLADYFPYIGGLDLHGLNRRMKRLSNVFDGFLEKIMEDHLQKKQQSHDFVDTMMAIMDSGEAGFEFDRTHIKAVLLDLLIAGMDTSATATEWTMSELLRHPAVMKKLQEELESIVGLESMVEESHLDKLEYLECVVKEVMRLHPVAPLLIPHESMEDCELQGFHIPKKSRVMVNVWAIGRDPDVWANPDSFTPERFVGSDIDMRGRHFELIPFSSGRRGCPGMQLGLALVKLLVAQLVHCFHWELPNGMKPHHIDMSEHFGLVTARAKRLMAVPTYRLHI